Genomic window (Thermoanaerobacterium sp. PSU-2):
AATTTCAGTAGATAGCTAAAGGCCGAGTCTGCAAGGAATATCAACAATGTAAATGCTATTACCACAACCAGTACAACTTCTGTATATGCAATCAAATTGTCTCTTGTTGGCCACGTAACTTTCTTCATCTCGGCTTTTATTTCCCTAAAAAACTTCCCGACTTTTCTCCTTTCATCGGCAGCCATCGAATCACATCCCTTTATAACTTGTATTTTACCTTGTCTCTTTATGCAATGTATGTTTTCTGCAGAACCTACAGTATTTCATAAGCTCTATCCTATCAGGATCGTTCTTCTTGTTTTTAGTAGTATTATAGTTTCTCTGCTTACATT
Coding sequences:
- the secE gene encoding preprotein translocase subunit SecE, which codes for MAADERRKVGKFFREIKAEMKKVTWPTRDNLIAYTEVVLVVVIAFTLLIFLADSAFSYLLKLIIKS
- the rpmG gene encoding 50S ribosomal protein L33, translating into MRVKITLACTECKQRNYNTTKNKKNDPDRIELMKYCRFCRKHTLHKETR